A portion of the Blastopirellula sediminis genome contains these proteins:
- a CDS encoding tetratricopeptide repeat protein — MTSRPATGWLIAFVLFLAVMTPASALYAQRGQDATKPNNAFYLGFGPLYAGEYSEALNVFDNVSSSALVSANGRWVDSICYATMKGECYYHMGANAKALEQYNAAVLLYIQHSDWLMRISTDTVVAIGPVTTDPRTSITWGPSARTTAIGKFPDTMLSLQGNSNAENQAVLNKGGTFMSQQYHPVRVGEIARCLALAISRRRQLLGPLGESDPINKNLISALSRRSAPPNHWLGVWVELQLGLAYATAGKLQEAIPAIQRNLTIGGQYDHPLTAIGLMTLGRLALEQKNLEAAETYFAEATFPAIAFGQYDVAAEAFAELGSVQMVSKPNLVSKQLATAAAWRNFGKYNVLKASVMIALAEHYSCAGDPVKAGAALNEARRSMTRNDMSTSRIGARYAYQLALMEYQRGNMIAGSAALNDAVKIQRVASPRIFQTILTNEWFAAGVLTERGAQLLYDNLLREPTDSDWATDPLDTITYQLTPNSIALERWFYSALERKQPELALEIADRIRRIRYFATLPLGGREMALRWILDSPETSLTTDARLQRQDLLTKYPVLKTALDKADEIRGQLKELPAQAIEKEQFIEQEKLVQQLAETVAVMETKLGEVALRRDRSTFLFPPLRTTKELREKMPEKQVVLAFFNSTGGVFAFLFTKEDYVYWKVENPNALKKEVVELFRSMGLLKKDGPIDVETLKDEAWKANSAKLLTTLMPTLKPTFFDNYDELVVVPDGPIWYVPFEMLQMDDGAGGSVSLTDKIRIRYAPLASLSVPEIDKRRRPLLSAIVSGRLYVRDDAEATDHYYKQLEPAFAASARLDKKTPGPTSLLGKTWDNLVVMDDMEDIEYLPYGWSLAQIDKGKPGSDLGSWFPLPLETPQAIYLPGFHTAAEESLKRGGNGDEIFAAVMGTFSGGTQTLALSRWHSGGDAAIRMTAGIGARIDQMPASQAWQEAIAEVRNSPLDAAHEPRVRVLGELKAPEKADHPFFWADMMLIDTGIVPVEEDSP; from the coding sequence ATGACATCACGGCCCGCAACCGGTTGGCTGATAGCCTTCGTCTTGTTTCTTGCTGTCATGACGCCTGCTAGCGCGCTCTATGCGCAGCGTGGTCAGGACGCGACGAAACCGAACAACGCGTTCTATCTCGGTTTCGGTCCGCTCTACGCGGGCGAGTACTCCGAAGCGCTCAACGTCTTTGACAACGTTTCGTCGAGCGCTCTCGTCTCCGCGAACGGTCGCTGGGTCGATTCGATCTGCTACGCGACGATGAAAGGGGAGTGCTATTACCATATGGGCGCCAATGCGAAGGCGCTAGAACAATACAACGCAGCCGTCCTGCTCTACATCCAACACTCCGACTGGTTGATGCGGATCAGCACGGACACCGTGGTGGCGATCGGCCCGGTCACGACTGATCCCCGTACGTCGATCACGTGGGGCCCTTCCGCTCGTACGACTGCAATTGGCAAGTTTCCTGATACGATGCTTTCGCTGCAGGGGAACAGCAACGCCGAGAACCAGGCGGTCCTCAACAAGGGCGGAACTTTCATGTCGCAGCAATACCATCCGGTGCGTGTGGGAGAAATCGCACGCTGTCTGGCGCTCGCGATCAGTCGCCGTCGCCAACTGCTCGGTCCGCTCGGCGAAAGCGATCCGATCAACAAAAACTTGATCTCGGCGCTAAGTCGTCGCTCGGCGCCGCCGAATCACTGGCTCGGCGTCTGGGTCGAATTGCAATTGGGACTCGCCTACGCGACCGCCGGCAAGTTGCAGGAAGCGATCCCGGCGATTCAGCGCAATCTGACGATCGGTGGACAATACGACCATCCGCTGACGGCGATCGGTTTGATGACGCTAGGACGCTTGGCGCTGGAGCAGAAAAACCTGGAAGCGGCCGAAACCTATTTCGCCGAAGCGACCTTCCCAGCGATCGCATTCGGCCAGTATGACGTGGCCGCCGAAGCGTTCGCCGAACTTGGCAGCGTGCAGATGGTCAGTAAGCCGAATCTCGTTTCCAAGCAATTGGCGACGGCCGCCGCCTGGCGTAACTTCGGCAAGTACAACGTCCTGAAAGCGTCGGTGATGATCGCGCTGGCCGAGCATTACTCGTGCGCCGGCGATCCAGTCAAAGCCGGCGCCGCGCTCAACGAAGCGCGACGTTCGATGACGCGAAACGACATGAGCACCAGCCGGATCGGTGCTCGATACGCTTATCAACTCGCGCTGATGGAGTATCAGCGGGGGAACATGATCGCCGGCAGCGCCGCGCTGAACGATGCGGTCAAGATCCAACGCGTCGCTTCTCCCCGGATCTTCCAAACGATCCTGACCAACGAGTGGTTCGCCGCCGGCGTGTTGACCGAACGGGGCGCCCAACTGTTGTACGACAATCTGCTCCGCGAGCCGACCGACTCCGATTGGGCGACCGATCCGCTCGATACGATTACCTATCAGCTGACTCCCAATAGCATCGCGCTGGAACGTTGGTTCTATTCGGCGCTCGAACGGAAACAGCCGGAACTGGCGCTGGAGATCGCCGACCGGATTCGCCGGATTCGCTACTTCGCGACGTTGCCTCTCGGCGGCCGCGAGATGGCGCTGCGCTGGATTCTCGATTCGCCCGAAACTAGTTTGACGACCGACGCCCGCTTGCAGCGTCAGGATTTGCTCACGAAGTATCCGGTCCTCAAGACGGCGCTCGACAAAGCGGATGAAATCCGTGGACAGTTAAAAGAGTTGCCGGCGCAAGCGATCGAGAAAGAACAATTCATCGAGCAGGAAAAGCTGGTCCAGCAATTGGCGGAAACGGTCGCTGTGATGGAGACCAAATTGGGAGAAGTGGCGCTCCGTCGCGATCGAAGCACATTCCTCTTTCCGCCGTTGAGGACGACCAAAGAGCTGCGTGAAAAGATGCCCGAGAAGCAGGTGGTTCTCGCCTTCTTTAATTCGACCGGAGGCGTCTTCGCGTTTCTGTTTACGAAAGAAGATTACGTCTATTGGAAGGTCGAGAATCCGAATGCGCTGAAGAAAGAGGTCGTCGAACTGTTTCGTTCGATGGGGCTGTTGAAAAAAGATGGGCCGATTGACGTCGAGACGCTGAAAGACGAAGCGTGGAAAGCGAACTCGGCCAAGTTGCTGACCACTCTGATGCCGACCTTGAAGCCGACCTTTTTCGACAACTATGACGAGCTGGTCGTCGTGCCGGATGGCCCGATCTGGTACGTGCCGTTCGAGATGCTCCAGATGGACGACGGGGCAGGGGGATCGGTCTCGCTGACCGACAAGATCCGGATTCGGTACGCACCGTTGGCTTCTCTTTCGGTTCCTGAAATCGACAAACGCCGTCGACCGCTGTTGTCGGCGATCGTGTCGGGACGACTTTACGTGCGAGACGACGCCGAAGCGACCGACCATTACTACAAGCAACTGGAACCCGCCTTCGCGGCGTCGGCGCGATTGGATAAGAAGACGCCGGGACCGACCAGCTTGCTCGGCAAGACTTGGGACAACCTGGTCGTGATGGACGACATGGAAGATATCGAGTATCTGCCGTACGGCTGGTCTTTGGCGCAGATCGACAAAGGGAAGCCGGGGAGCGATCTCGGCAGTTGGTTCCCCTTGCCGCTAGAGACCCCGCAAGCGATTTATCTCCCCGGGTTTCATACCGCCGCGGAAGAAAGTCTGAAGCGGGGCGGCAACGGCGACGAAATCTTCGCCGCCGTCATGGGAACCTTTTCGGGCGGAACGCAGACGTTGGCCCTCAGTCGGTGGCATAGCGGCGGCGACGCTGCGATTCGCATGACGGCCGGGATTGGCGCTCGCATCGATCAGATGCCTGCCAGCCAAGCCTGGCAGGAGGCGATCGCCGAAGTGCGGAATTCGCCGCTTGACGCCGCTCACGAACCGCGAGTCCGCGTGTTGGGCGAGCTGAAGGCGCCCGAGAAAGCAGACCATCCGTTCTTCTGGGCCGACATGATGTTGATCGATACCGGTATTGTGCCGGTCGAAGAAGATTCGCCGTAG
- a CDS encoding GNAT family N-acetyltransferase: MTEVVEISEISDLVAYAAVWKTLFARMPRATFFQTLQWLCAYWKNFGADQRLRVLIVHAGGEPIGILPLVVRREQTRLGSFRVLTYPLADWGSFYGPIGADGAATLALGLRYIAQTRRDWDLLDLRWVEMDAVDRGRTENAFRLAGMSTLVTPWKEISMVDLPNSWEDYLESRKSKFRQNVRRLIRRGETSGITFHRFRPEASPNGSMEESWSLLEDCMQLAARSWQGSSETGTTLSHASVRDFFHDSHEAATRLGMLDIGYLKQDGRMIAFGYKYHHQGEIQAMRVGHDPDLQNLGLGTLQYAHGLMDSISLGERRLDLGPNHLETKAGWRTSLAMSYRICHHSQWMLRAQALRLHRWLKFRRNPTPESLE; encoded by the coding sequence ATGACCGAAGTGGTCGAAATAAGCGAGATCAGCGACCTCGTCGCCTATGCGGCGGTGTGGAAGACGCTATTTGCTCGGATGCCGCGGGCGACGTTCTTTCAAACGCTCCAGTGGCTCTGCGCCTATTGGAAGAATTTCGGGGCCGACCAAAGACTGCGCGTTCTGATCGTTCATGCCGGCGGCGAGCCAATTGGAATTCTGCCGCTGGTCGTTCGCCGCGAACAAACCCGGCTCGGAAGTTTCCGAGTCCTGACCTATCCGCTGGCCGACTGGGGTTCGTTCTACGGACCGATTGGCGCCGACGGCGCCGCGACGCTGGCTCTTGGCCTCCGCTACATCGCTCAGACCCGGCGGGACTGGGATTTGCTCGATCTCCGCTGGGTCGAAATGGACGCCGTCGATCGGGGGCGGACCGAGAATGCGTTTCGCCTGGCCGGAATGTCGACTCTGGTCACCCCGTGGAAAGAGATTTCCATGGTCGATCTCCCCAACTCCTGGGAAGACTACCTCGAGTCACGCAAATCAAAATTTCGTCAAAACGTACGACGATTGATCCGTCGCGGCGAAACTTCGGGGATTACCTTCCATCGATTTCGCCCGGAAGCCTCTCCTAACGGCTCGATGGAGGAAAGCTGGTCTCTGTTGGAAGACTGCATGCAGCTCGCCGCCCGCAGTTGGCAAGGATCTTCCGAAACCGGCACCACGCTGTCGCATGCATCGGTCCGCGACTTCTTCCACGATTCCCACGAAGCGGCGACCCGGCTCGGAATGCTCGATATCGGCTACTTGAAGCAGGACGGACGCATGATCGCCTTCGGCTACAAGTACCACCATCAAGGCGAAATCCAAGCGATGCGAGTCGGGCATGACCCGGACCTGCAGAATCTTGGTCTGGGAACGCTGCAATACGCTCACGGGCTGATGGACAGCATCTCGCTCGGCGAGCGCCGACTAGACCTCGGCCCGAACCATCTTGAAACGAAAGCGGGCTGGCGTACGAGCCTGGCGATGAGCTACCGCATCTGCCATCACTCGCAATGGATGTTGCGAGCCCAGGCGCTCCGTTTGCATCGCTGGCTGAAGTTCCGCCGCAACCCAACGCCGGAATCGCTCGAATAG
- a CDS encoding AAA family ATPase — MPAELTSLVAELETSISRVVLGKSEVVRKCLITLLAGEHLLLEDVPGVGKTLVGKALARSLDGEFCRLQFTPDLLPSDIVGSNVFNNKTHEFVFHRGPIFANIVIADEINRTSPRTQSALLEAMSDNQVSVDGVTHDLPTPFMVIATQNPFEFEGTYPLPESQLDRFLMRISMGYPDRAAERQILETHRRGEPVAELTPVLHCEQIKQLQDAVREIDMNDSVHEYLLDIVEATRDTDDLQVGASTRAAISLYRAAQSLAMIEGRDFVVPDDVKHLAVSVLAHRVIPKGYLHAGQREAVETIVSRIVDEVAVPT; from the coding sequence ATGCCGGCGGAGTTAACGAGTCTCGTCGCGGAACTGGAAACAAGCATCTCTCGCGTTGTCTTAGGCAAGTCAGAAGTTGTTCGTAAGTGTCTGATTACGCTGCTCGCGGGCGAACATCTGTTGCTGGAAGACGTTCCCGGCGTCGGTAAGACTTTGGTTGGGAAAGCGTTAGCTCGCAGTTTGGATGGTGAATTCTGCCGTTTGCAGTTCACCCCCGACCTATTGCCCAGCGATATCGTCGGCTCGAACGTTTTCAACAACAAAACGCACGAGTTCGTTTTCCATCGCGGGCCGATCTTCGCGAACATCGTGATCGCCGACGAAATCAATCGCACCTCCCCGCGTACGCAAAGTGCGCTGCTGGAAGCGATGAGCGATAACCAGGTCTCGGTCGACGGGGTGACGCATGATCTGCCGACGCCGTTCATGGTGATCGCGACGCAGAACCCGTTCGAGTTCGAGGGGACCTACCCGCTGCCGGAAAGCCAACTCGATCGCTTTCTGATGCGGATCTCGATGGGTTATCCGGATCGCGCCGCGGAGCGTCAGATTCTGGAAACGCATCGTCGCGGCGAGCCGGTCGCCGAACTGACGCCGGTGCTCCACTGCGAACAGATCAAGCAGCTGCAAGACGCCGTTCGCGAAATCGACATGAACGACTCGGTTCATGAGTACCTGCTCGACATCGTTGAAGCGACTCGCGACACCGACGACCTGCAAGTTGGCGCCAGCACGCGTGCGGCGATCAGCTTGTATCGCGCGGCGCAAAGCCTGGCGATGATTGAAGGACGCGATTTCGTCGTTCCGGACGACGTCAAGCATTTGGCCGTTTCGGTCTTGGCGCATCGCGTCATTCCGAAGGGTTATCTCCACGCGGGGCAACGCGAAGCGGTAGAGACGATCGTGAGTCGAATCGTGGACGAAGTCGCCGTGCCGACCTAA